A region of the Mesotoga infera genome:
AGAGAAGTCACGCCACTCACAAGAGTTGATATTCCCATTATCGATGATGCAGTGCCGAGAGACACACCAATATCGCTGCTGATGAAAGAGGTCAAGTAAGGAAGTATCCCGCCCATTGAAAACCACAGGCCAAACTGTGAGATCATCACAAATACAATCTTCCTGTCAACTCTGAACCTCAAATCTTCTTCTTTGATGCCCACAGCAGAATCAACTATGTGGGACTCGGCTCGATAGAAGAAAAGCGGAACAACGAGAACTGCAGCGGCTATTGAAAAAACCACAAATGCTGTCTCCCCGCTTCTTGAAAGGGTGACTCCTATAAAGAGAGAGGAGAGAAAGGTGGCGATGTTCATAACACCCATCATGAATCCATAGTTTCTATCCTTTCTGCCGGGCTTACTTACGTTGCTGACAAGGGCAGAGTATGGAGTAAGAAGACTGAATATAGACATGGTGAAAACGACGGCCGCAATACCCAACAAGATTTCATTGCCTGTGCTGAGTATGAACATGCTTGCAATTGCGGTGATGAAAAGACCTTTAATGAAGGCAAGAAACTTTTTGCTCCGGTCACCAA
Encoded here:
- a CDS encoding MFS transporter, whose amino-acid sequence is MIKLLSGSASVGIIYGIFNFVLIPYLNGKFHSTALAGNLVSAGMIITIFTGMLIGYLGDRSKKFLAFIKGLFITAIASMFILSTGNEILLGIAAVVFTMSIFSLLTPYSALVSNVSKPGRKDRNYGFMMGVMNIATFLSSLFIGVTLSRSGETAFVVFSIAAAVLVVPLFFYRAESHIVDSAVGIKEEDLRFRVDRKIVFVMISQFGLWFSMGGILPYLTSFISSDIGVSLGTASSIMGISTLVSGVTSL